The genomic region AAGGAACTTCTATGGTGTCTTTACTGGACGGATTTAGATAAAATTCATTTTTAAATTGGGAACGTCTTTGTCTATTGCCAACCAATTTAACCTTCTCTTTAAAATAGCTTGGAGAAGAATATAAAGAATCGGTGTTGGCTAGGGTTGCTACATTGCCGTAGATGGGTAAAGGACTTCTTTCGGGTGCATAATAGGTGTCGTAGTCGTCCCAAGCCCAGCCCGGTCCATAAGGGTTGTCCTCCAAATTGTTATATACCAGATGGATGTTTTGCTGAAGTTTTAAAAAATTAACCAGCGAACTATCTTTTAAATATGAATGAAGGGTAGCTGGATTCCCCAAACCTTTTACATATAAATTATTGTCTTTTATAGTGTATTGCAGAACTGGCAGATTCTCGGGTAAAAGGGCCTGTGCTGTATAAAGCGTAAAGATTTTAGTATTGCTTGCCGGGGTAAAATATTTCTCTCCATTGTAGTTTATAAGAGTGTCGCCAGATTTAGGATTGTAAACAAAAAAACCGGTAAATTGATTTTTAAAAAAGTCGGTATCCAGATTTTTAGATACGGTTTTGGCCGCTTTTTTCTGTGTTGCACATCCTATAGAAAGGATTCCCAACAAAACAAGGAGAAGTTTTTTCATTCAGTTGAAATTTTAAAAATCGAAAATTAATAAAAAAATGTCTTTTATCTTGAAAAATAAGAGGTGAACATTGAAAAAACATGCATTTTATCGATAAAAATGATCGTAAGTTAATTGTTTTCATATATTTGGAATAACCTAAAATCTTACATAACAATGTTTAAATCCCCTTTTTCCTTCGAAGGAAGGATCCGTAGAACCGAATATGGCTTAAGTGTTATTCTTTACATAATTGGTTATATCCTAGTATTTTTCTTAACCTCTTTATTTGCTGCTTCACTTAGCTTAGATGCCACCGGAGTAAGTTTACTGTTTTGGGTGTTTTTAATTCCCGTAATTTATTTCAACCTTGCCCAAGGTGCTAAAAGATGTCACGATCTAGGCAATAGTGGTTGGTACCAAATCATTCCATTTTATGGTTTGTGGATGTTATTTGCTGAAGGGCAATCTGGTGTAAACGAATATGGACAAAACCCAAAAGAGATAAACCGCTATGAAGAAATTTCTGAAATTGGAAAAGCTTCGTAACTTTAACAGATAAATTTTGATTTTAACGATACGTCAACAATTTTATATGTGCTGTTGCGTTAATTTTATAACAACCAATTATTAAACCTTAAATACAATGGCTAGAGCTATGTTTGAGTACACCAAAACGGTGTTGCAAAAGGTAAGTTTCGACCCAATTTTATTTTGCAAAGAGCTTGAAAAAGCTGCAAAAAGACTACTACCGTATGAATTGGATGAGTTAAGAATTTGGCTTAACCTCTACATTCAGGGAAAACCGGAGCTTTCCAAAAGTTTAATTTATTTTAAGTAATCAAAAAGATATAAATAGCCGTTTTTTTAACGGCTATTTTTTTTGAATCGGACTCACGATTTTTACATTCTGAAAAGCGATAGCGCCCCGAACCACTGCAGAAATAGTATCTTTAAGTGCTTCGGTAATATGCATTTTTAATTCGCTTTTGTGAAATATTAAACTCACTTCCCGAGCCGGGCTTGGCTCTTCAAAATAACGTAGATGTCTTTTTTGTTTTTCCCTAATATCCATGGTATGCAGATAGGGCAAGAGCGTCATCCCCAAACCTTCGTCAGCAAGTTTCATCATGGTTTCAAAACTTCCACTTTCCAGTTGAAAATGGTCGTCATTATAGACCTTTTTTGCCTTGCATAAATTAATTACCCCATCCCTAAAGCAATGGCCATCTTCCAAAAGAAGGATGTCGTCAATATCCAAATCGGAAATACTTACTTTCTTAAGTTTGTTCAACCGATGATTTTCTGGGATATAGGCTACAAAAGGTTCATAATACAATGCTCTTTCAATAATATGGTCGTTTTCCAATGGGGTAGCGGCAATAGCAGCATCCAAATGGCCTTCTTCCAACTTTTCTATAAGGTTTTCTGTGTTTTGTTCTTCAATTTTTAAATTGACCTTTGGATATTTTTTCACAAAATTCTTTAGAAACAAAGGTAAAAGTGTAGGCATTATGGTTGGGATAATACCCAATCTATATTCGCCACCGATGTAACCTTTTTCTTGGTCTACAATATCTTGAATGCGATACGATTCATTTACAATATTTCGGGCTTGCTCTACTATTTTCTCGCCTACGGCAGTAAGTTGAATGGGTTTTTTACTTCGGTCGAAAATTAAAACATCCAATTCATCTTCCAGTTTCTGGATTTGCATGCTTAAAGTAGGTTGTGTAACAAAACTTTTTTCTGCCGCATGTGTAAAATTTTGGTATTCTGCTACGGCAAGGACATATTGTAATTGGGTAATGGTCATTCTTTAAAAAATTTAAAAGCAAAGGTACAAAACGATTGGAAAATCTTATGGTACACTTTGCTTTTAATATAGAAAAATGATAACGACGCTTAAAAACGTATTTCCAGTTCCTGGTTTTTGTCGGTTACTTCAAACTTAGCACTGGAAAATTGAGGCGGACCATAAGTCATGTCATTGTTAGACATTCCATAATCTTCCAAAGGCATACCTTGGGAATTAAAGTCCATTCGCTCGTTATTGTTTTCATCATGCAGTGCTAAAATGGCATAAGTTCCTGGGGCTACATTATTAAATGTCATGGAAACTTTACCGTCTTTAATTTCGCTGTGTAAATTTTTTATACCTGGCCCTTTCATAAACGTTTCCTCATTGTGCAAAGACAAAAGTACCATGC from Galbibacter sp. BG1 harbors:
- a CDS encoding DUF805 domain-containing protein, with translation MFKSPFSFEGRIRRTEYGLSVILYIIGYILVFFLTSLFAASLSLDATGVSLLFWVFLIPVIYFNLAQGAKRCHDLGNSGWYQIIPFYGLWMLFAEGQSGVNEYGQNPKEINRYEEISEIGKAS
- a CDS encoding D-alanyl-D-alanine carboxypeptidase/D-alanyl-D-alanine-endopeptidase — protein: MKKLLLVLLGILSIGCATQKKAAKTVSKNLDTDFFKNQFTGFFVYNPKSGDTLINYNGEKYFTPASNTKIFTLYTAQALLPENLPVLQYTIKDNNLYVKGLGNPATLHSYLKDSSLVNFLKLQQNIHLVYNNLEDNPYGPGWAWDDYDTYYAPERSPLPIYGNVATLANTDSLYSSPSYFKEKVKLVGNRQRRSQFKNEFYLNPSSKDTIEVPFITDSTTIKSILETVLNKEIKLADSFPSGEKRLIYGIKADSVYKRMMHVSDNFIAEQLLILSSSMLSDTLSAGKAQKHILENQLSGIAQNPRWVDGSGLSRYNLFTPQSMVFTLNKLYSEIPTEELFDIFPAGGETGTLKNYFKGNPKPYIHAKTGTLSNNYCLSGYLETKSGEILIFSFMNNHYRGGSTEVKKHMTPILEWIRDYY
- a CDS encoding DUF2141 domain-containing protein, producing MKNFLIITITFICTAFSYGQEKNKEGQGVSIEVQINNVTNSKGMVLLSLHNEETFMKGPGIKNLHSEIKDGKVSMTFNNVAPGTYAILALHDENNNERMDFNSQGMPLEDYGMSNNDMTYGPPQFSSAKFEVTDKNQELEIRF
- a CDS encoding LysR family transcriptional regulator; protein product: MTITQLQYVLAVAEYQNFTHAAEKSFVTQPTLSMQIQKLEDELDVLIFDRSKKPIQLTAVGEKIVEQARNIVNESYRIQDIVDQEKGYIGGEYRLGIIPTIMPTLLPLFLKNFVKKYPKVNLKIEEQNTENLIEKLEEGHLDAAIAATPLENDHIIERALYYEPFVAYIPENHRLNKLKKVSISDLDIDDILLLEDGHCFRDGVINLCKAKKVYNDDHFQLESGSFETMMKLADEGLGMTLLPYLHTMDIREKQKRHLRYFEEPSPAREVSLIFHKSELKMHITEALKDTISAVVRGAIAFQNVKIVSPIQKK